A window from Longimicrobium sp. encodes these proteins:
- a CDS encoding response regulator — protein sequence MQDQPTLALADDDELHAELMSAWLEHQGYRVLRFASGDELVSWAAQGGSGVQGLLLDVDMPGRDGFQSCREVRAIPSFAEVPTVFVSAATPNNVPDEVVSGACHFIRKDERMFVKLADWLSQHIYSDASHSAIEYR from the coding sequence ATGCAAGACCAACCGACCCTCGCGCTCGCCGACGACGACGAGCTCCACGCGGAGCTGATGTCCGCGTGGCTGGAGCACCAGGGCTACCGCGTGCTGCGCTTTGCCTCCGGCGACGAGCTGGTGTCGTGGGCCGCACAGGGCGGCAGCGGCGTCCAGGGGCTCCTGCTGGACGTTGACATGCCCGGCCGCGACGGCTTCCAGAGCTGCCGCGAGGTGCGTGCGATCCCCAGCTTCGCCGAGGTGCCGACGGTATTCGTGAGCGCGGCGACGCCGAACAACGTTCCCGACGAGGTGGTGAGCGGCGCGTGCCACTTCATCCGCAAGGACGAGCGGATGTTCGTGAAGCTGGCGGACTGGCTGTCGCAGCACATCTACTCCGACGCGTCGCACAGCGCCATCGAGTATCGCTGA